The Brooklawnia cerclae nucleotide sequence GGACAGTGGCGCTGTGAAAGAATGTTACACAGTTTGCTGTAGTGCTGAAACATAGCATCGCGGATCGTCGGCGGGGCGACCTGAAACGGAATCGTTACAGTGGGGTTGGTCTATGTATCTGCTGGGGATGGACATCGGTGGAACCAGCGTCCGTGCGGTCGTCACCGACGAGGCCGGGACGCTGGTGGGGCGCGGACGCTCCGGGGGGGCCAACTTCCGTTCGTCCGACGGAGATCCGGTCTCCCACCTGGACGATGCACTGGGTCAGGCGTTGGGCTCGGCCGGCCTGGACGGCTCACAGGTCCACGCCGCGGCCGTCGGAGCCGCCGGTGCAGCGCAAGGCGGGCGCGCGACCGTGTCGGCGATGCTCGAGGAGACCTTCCGGCCTCGGGGAATCCCCACGCCCGTGCTCGTGGACGACACCGACATCGCGTTCCGCTCGGCGGCGCCGGCCTCCGACGGGGTGCTGCTGCTGGCGGGCACCGGCTCGGGAGCGGCGCGGTACAGCCGGTGGCGACAGGTCGCGCGGTGCGACGGCATGGGGTGGCTGCTGGGCGACGAGGGGTCGGGGGTCTGGCTCGGACGCGAGGTGCTGCGTGCCGCGGCCGCCGACCTCGACCGGCGGGGCCCCGCCACCGCGCTGACCGGGGAGGTCCTGCGGAAACTCGGTGTGCCGGACGCGGGCGACCCGCGCCAGCCGTTGATCGCCGCTGCTGCAAGCCTGCCGGCGGCAGCCTGGGGACGGTTCGCCGCGCCGGCTCTGGAACTCGACGGGCGGGACGCGGTCGCCGACGCCCTGCTCGACGAGGCAGCCGCGCGGCTGACGGCGATCGCCGAGGCGGTCTCCGCGAAGGACGAGGTGGTCTTCGCCGGGGGTCTGCTGGCGGCGGGCCCGCTCCGCGCGCGACTGCTGCGCCGCTTCACCGGCCCCTATGCGGCTCACCCGGTGGTGGGGGCCTGCGCACTGGCCGCCGACTCGGCCGGCGCTCCCCTCGACAGGGCGGCGTTGCTCGCGGCGCTCGACCGCAAGGATGCCGAGCGAGGCGGCGCCGGCGGGTGATCCCGCAGCGTGGTGTGGCTCCCTGAGCCTGTCGAAGGGGTGGTGTGGTTCCCTGAGCCTGTCGAAGGGACGCAGGCGTGTAGGGATGGCTCCCTGAGCCTGTCGAAGGGACGCAGGCGCGTAGGTGGCTCCCTGAGCCTGTCGAAGGGACGCAGGCATGTGGAGTAGGTCCCTGAGCCTGTCGAAGGGACGTGCTGGTCTAGACAGCCTCGACGAGCACCTCGGAGGATTCACCGATCACCCGGCGTGCCCGCCCTCGGCGTCGACGCGGCAGGCGCATGGGCCTGCGGCAGCGGGAGCCGCACGACGAACCGGGAGAAGCCCGGCTGCCCGGCAGCCGCGGCACGGCTGTCGAGGGTGACCGATCCGCCGTGAGCCTTTGCCACTGCGGCGACGATCGCCAGCCCCAACCCGGTCGACCCCTCGCGGTCGTGGGTGCGGGCCTCGTCCGCCTTGGTGAACCGCTCGAAGATGGTGGCTCGTAGCGCTTCGGGGATTCCCGGCCCGTTGTCGGTGACGGCGATGGTGGCGTACTGGCCGTCGATGGCCAGACTGGTGTCGACCCGGGTGCCCTCGGGGGTGTGCTTGCGTGCGTTGCTGAGCAGGTTCGAGACCACCTGGAGCAACTGGTTCGCGTCCCCCCGGACGACCACGGGATCGTCCGGCATGGTGATCGTCCAGGCATGGCCGGGGCCGGCCGCCCGCGCGTCGCTCACCGCGTTGAGCACGGTCTCGGTGAGGTCGACGTCGGTGACCTCGTGGTTGGGCCCGTTGTCGAGCCGGGCGAGCAGGAGCATCTGTTCCACGAGGCGGCTCATCCGCTCGGATTCCGACTCGATGCGTCCGAGTGCGAACACCGTGTCGCTCGGCAGCGGCTCCCGGCTGCGGCGGGTGAGTTCGGCGTATCCGCGGATCGAGGCCAGGGGATTGCGCAATTCGTGGCTGGCGTCGGCGACGAACTCCCGGACGCGGGTCTCGGATGCCTGTCGGGCCTGCAGGGACGATTCCACGTTGTCGAGCATCGAATTGAAGGCCGACCCGACGCGTCCGACCTCGCTCGTGGGGTCGAGCCCACTGGTCGGCACACGGATGCCGAGGTCGACCTCCCCCGATTCGAGCGGCAGGGTGGCGACCTCGGAGGCGGTGTCGGCGAGTCTGGTCAGGGGACGCAGCGAAGCCCTCACGATCACGTTCGAGACCACCGCGGCCACTCCGAGGGCGAGTACCGCCAGCAGGGCTTCGATGGCGATCATCTGGTGGATCACGCTCTCGGTGACTTCGAGGGGCGCCGCCACAGCCAGGGCGTACCCCTGGTAGGTGACGGCGACCGCACGGAAGCTGCCCAGGTCGTCGATGTGGATCGTGCGAACCTGACCGTCGCGGGCGAGCCCGGCGAGGGCCTGGATCTGATCGAGTTCCGCGGTGGTCGATCCCGAGGCGGCGACCACGGTCGCCGTGACCTGGCCACCCGGGGAGACCGTCAGCGAGATGCTGCCCTGCGGCATGCCACCGAGCCTGAGCTTGTCAGGCTGCAGATCGGGAGTCTCGTCGGACACGTGCCCGCGGGGTCCCTCGTCGGAGGCGTGTACGGCGTAGTTGAGCTGCTGGTCGAGGTTGCTCACGAGGATCGTGTGGACGACGAACGTCGACAGCGCGCTGATGACGATCGTCACCGCGGCCACGATCAGGCAGATGCGGACGACGAGCTGGCGCCGTAGCGTCGGGCTACGAGACCGGCTTGAGGACATACCCCGCTCCGCGCATGGTGTGGATCATCGGCTTGCGCCCGGCGTCGATCTTCTTGCGCAGGTAGCTGATGTAGAGCTCGACGACGTTCGCCTGGCCGCCGAAGTCGTAGTTCCACACCCGGTCGAGGATCTGGGCCTTCGACAGGACGCGCCGCGGGTTGCGCATCAGGTACCTCAGCAACTCGAACTCGGTCGCCGTGAGGTGCACGGGCTCGCCGCTGCGGGTGACCTCGTGCGAGTCCTCGTCCAGGGTCAGATCGCCGACGACGAGCAGCGCGTCGGGCTTGCGGCTGGCCGCGCCACTGCGGCGTAGCAGCGCGCGGAGCCGGGCGATCAGCTCTTCGAGGCTGAACGGCTTGGTGACGTAGTCGTCGCCGCCGGCGGTGAGGCCGGCGATGCGGTCGGCCACCGCGTCCCGTGCGGTGAGGAAGATCACCGGCATGTCCGGCTGATCGGTGCGGACGCGGCGCATCACCTCCAGGCCGTCGAAGTCGGGCAGCATCATGTCGAGGACGATGGCATCGGGCTTCGTGTCACGGGCCACGCGTACGGCCTCGTTGCCCGACGCCGCGGTGTAGGGCTGCCAGCCCTCGTAGCGCAGCGCCATGCTCAGCAACTCGGTGAGGCTGGGCTCGTCGTCGACGGCCAGGACGCGAATCGGTGAGCCGTCGGGCCGGGTGAGTTCGTCAATGTCTTCGCTGGGCATGTGTCAAGCCTTCCACTGTGACCGCAGGAACCGCTGTGGGTTTGCTGTGTCACAGCTGTGAAGAACCGAGGGCGGGCTGGTAGAGCTCATCGTCGTCCCGATCGGCACGCCGGCCGCGGGCGAACAGCGCGTCGAGCCCCACGTGGTGTGCACCGACCGCGAGGAAGACCACCCCGAGCGTGGCGAGCGCGGCGTTGTACTCGAAGCCGCCGTCGGCGAGGTAGACGCCCGACGGCAGTTTGATCAGCGCGATGACCAGCGCCTGCTCGATGACGACGACCGCCGAGACGAAGCGCGTGAGCAGCCCCAGGACGAGCAGTGCGCCCGCCATGGCCTCGAAGACGATGGTGGCGTAGGCGAGCACCTCGGCCTGGGGGATCTGGTGGTCACGCAGCATGGCGGTCTGTGCGTCGATGCCGGCGACGCTCCAGCGCCACCAGGCGTGGGCCAGCAGGATCGCGGCGAACGCCAGCCGGGCTATGAACAGCAGCAGGCTGCGGACGACGGTCCCCGCCCGGTTGGGGGCAGTGACAGCGGATGCGGTATAGGCCATGGGGCACCTCCCGGCTCAACGTTAGCCCAGGCCTGCGACAACGAGGTTGACCTCAGGGCATGTCCTCGCCGTCCACGTCGGAACCCGCCACGCGGACGGTGATCACTTGGTGCTCGTCGGTTCGCTCGATCATCAGGTTCATTCCTTGTCGGTTGGGGGTTCGTCCGGCGTCGGGAGCATCAGCCGCCCACGGGCAGGGTGGCCGTCTGCGCGCCTTTGCTCACGGTGACGGCCGGTCCCTCGCCCGTGTCGGCGATGTACACGGACAGCCCGTCGGCCTCCGCGATGCCCGCGGCGCGCTGCCCGGCGGTCACCAGGCCCGCGACGGTCTGCGGTGTGACGGCCGTCAGGTCGATCGGCGTGCCGCCGTCGGCGGCCTGGCGCAGGACGACGGCCGAGTCGGACGGGCTCGCCAGGCTGCGCGACCACGCGGGCGCCCAGCCCTCGGGGGTGGTGGCGTCGGCGGCCAGCAGTACGTACGCCTGCTCGGGGCCGAGCTGGACGCTGAGGACGCTCATCTCGGGCGCGAGGAGCTCCAGCTCCGACCACAGGGTGGTCAGGGTCGCGTCGTCCCACTCGGCTGCCAGCGCGGGCAGCGCGGTGTCGTTCAGCTGCGTGGACGTGGGGTTCCCGTCGCAGGCCGACCGGCTGAGCAGCGCGGCCTCGGAGGCTGTGCTGACGTCCAGCTGCCACGAGCCCTCGCACACGTCGTCCAGTGCGCTGGCCCGCGACACCGTCTCGGCCACGGGAAACTCCGCCGACGGTCTCGCGGCGACGGGCTGGCTCGCCGTGGTGGTCTCGGATCGCTCGGGCAGCAGCGTCACGAGCGTCACCCCGCCGTCGTCCGACCGCAGGTTGAGCTGCAGCTCGGACGAGCGGACGACGATCGCGGCGACCGGCCGACCGTGCTCCGCGATGGCCTCGTCCAGCAGAGCGGCAGCCTGGTCCAGCAGAGGAGTGACCGGAGCCGTGCAGCCCGCCAGCACCAGCGCCATCGCCGCGGCGAGCGTCCCTCGTCTCCTCATGGCGCGATCCTATTCGCGCACGAAGTCACCGGCCTTCGCGCTCTTGCGGCCCTGCGCCTTCCCGGTTCTGAATCTTTCGCTGGCGGACGAGCCCGAGGACGTTAACGACCTTATCGAGCAAGCAGAAGAACCAGGTTGTGGGTGACGGGCACCCAGGCCAGAAAGAGTTCCTCCGCCTCCATGACAAAGGAACAAAACACTGAATGCTACAGGCGACCGGCAGCGAGCTGCCACTCAAGTACGTTTACTGCTACGCGGTCGAACAATTCCTCTAAATCTTCAGATGAGAAATTAGTTTGGTCGAAACCACACGAAACCCAACGGTTTCGAAGAAGTTCGTCCGGTAGATATCCCGTATCGACGTCGCCAACATCCCAGCCGACTCTTCCTGCAGTCTCCCAGCAACTGTATAGTTTCCCGTCGGCGTTTACTACCGCACCGTTCAAACCTCGAGCTTCTGCACAATAGACACACCCTTTGGAGGAAGGCGGAGGCGCCAGCGTGAATCCATGTTCGAGGAGTTTGACGCTACAGGAGGTTAGAAGCGAGATCAAATCAGAATTCGAAAAGCTCTCATCTTGCAAGTCGAGGCCGACCGAGTATCCATTACCTATGTCGTAAACGGGGGCAAAGTCGACAGCGCAACGCCTGCCATCCAATCTTTCGATCAAATCGGTCGTCAACTCGTCTATCGAGTCGATGTTCTGCTTTGAGATGTTGATCCGGATGTCCCAATCGATCACGGTCTTGTCAGTGCACCGCTGGAGGTTTGTGAGAATCTGTTCATACGTAGGACGGCCGGAACGTGTGGTGCGAATTGTGTCGTGCGCCCGACGGGCGCCATCGAATGTGACCTTAACTCGCTTCAGCCCGTAGTGCGCCAACTCGTTGGCCAATTCATCGCCTAGGAGATAACCATTTGAGACCATGATTGCGCCTACTAAACCAAGCGGGCGTGCGCGTTTCAGCAAATCCAAACATCCTTCAGGGTTGAGCAGCGGTTCGCCTCCGAATAGCAGTATGTGGAGACCTGTCTTGGACGCAAACCGCATCTGCTGCTGAGTGAACCTCAGGATTTTGGCGGTTGTGTCAACGTCGAGTCTCAAAGACTTCAGTCGAGGCGGATTCTGGACACCATGAGAAGCGGCTCCCGTATTCTGAAAGCAGTAGTTACAACCGCAGTTGCAGCTCGTCGACGTTAGGACAGTCAAATAGTAAGTGGCGTCGTCCCCGTCGCTCGACTGAAAAAAGCCGCCATTTTCGAGATCCAGCATGACATGATCGGCGATGATTCCCTGCTCGTTTACTGCGGTAGTGGGTAGGAGTGCTATGGTTTCGCTCCCAAAGACCCACCAGCCTTCGGACCCTTTTAGAATCTTCATGAGGTCACCTTTCTTTGAACCGGGTTGCCGACCTTAAGGTCGGCAACCCGGTTCATGGAGAACTTTCCTATTGATCAAAAGATGCCGCAGACCCCGCGCCGTGAGCGCTTGATAAGCTTAATCATTCTCGTCACCTCCTCCGTAAACATTTCTTGGAAAAACTGTGCCCTCATGGGAGACGAAGCGCCGAATATACAATCTTGCGAAAGTCCTGCTCGCCGTCGGCCCGAAACAGATTTCGGGATCGAATCCCTCGTTTCTGGACCCTAGTGAATCCCGCATCCTTGAGGACTCTCGTGACTTCGGAGACTCTATAGTGACGCTGGGTATGAATCGAGTTGTGTTCGGTATCACCACGCCACATGCCCGTTCCGTATTCCTGGCCTAGAGTGTATTGGAAAAGTCTACCAGCCTGAATTTCGTTATACTTAGGGCGCAGAGTAAACGATCCGGCAGCCGTCTCATAGACAACCGCTCCTTCTGCAATAGCTCTGTAAGTATTGAGCGTGTTTAGATCGAACACGAGAACAGCTCCACTGCGCATCCTTGCGTAAAACCCTTGTATTGCCTGACGAAAGTCGTGAAGGGTTAGCAGGTAATTCATAGAATCATTCCAGCATGTCACCAAATCGAATGATTCAGCAAAAATCGGTAGATGGCGCATGTCTGCGTTGAATATGGTGGCTCGCGAAAGTGAAGGCTTCTTTCTGGCCACGTCTAACATTTCGTCGCAGTAATCAAATGCCCATACGCTCATGCCATGGCGCGCGAACTGCTCTGCTAGGTTCCCGGTTCCTGTCGCGGCGTCGAGAACATCGACGGGACGGCACCCGTCCAGTGCGGCGATCTCAAGTATGAGCTCAGCGGCCCGCCCGTAGTCGTCAACGCTCTTGTAGAGGTCGTATATGGGGGCGAACTGACTGTACGTGGCGTCGGCGGTGCTTATGGGTGGGAGGTTGTCGAGCGGCATGGCCTAGATACTAGTCGTACAAGCACAGTTGTACAAGAGGTGTTGTACATTGAAGTTGGTAGATGTTACGCTCGTTTCATGGATCAACCTGAGGCCTCGAACGGGCAACGGACTCCTCTCATCCGTGATGCCGCTACTCTCCGGCGAGTCGCCACGCCAGATCGGATCAGAATCTATGAGTTTCTGGTCCGCACAGGCTCGTCCCGGGTTAGCGCGATCGCAGGGGCGCTTGGGCTAGCGGTCGGCTCGGTCAGCCATCACCTTCGGGTCATGTATCAAGACGGCTTTGTCGTCAGGGCGGACGAGCTAGCGCCTGATCGGCGTTCGCGCTTCTGGCGGGCAGTCCCGGGAGGGATCCGATGGGAGTCACCTTCTGATCCCGGCGAACTGCAGTACTTGTCGGCTGTAGACGAAGCCCAGACGGTCATCCAGAGTCGACGCGACGATGCTGTCCGTGCTTGGCGGCAGTCGCTCGCATCGTGGCCGTCGGCTTGGCGCGAGGCAGCCATGGACACTGACTCTGTACTGAAGTTGACGCCCGACCAGGCGGAGAACTTCCGCGATGAGATCCTCGAGGTCATCGCGCGGTGGCGGCAATGCACGCCAGCTTCAGGAATTGCCCGTGATGTGTTCGTATCGTTCATGTCAATACCGATGGGACAGCCGCGAGCGTGAACTCATCTTTCCGGCGGGCTGGGCCAGCCAGCATCTGGTTGAGCGGCGATAAGGCTTTCGTGAGGTACTTTGGCGCGCGCGCGATATCGCTGCTGGCCGTCAGCATGGCCCCGCTGGTCGTGACGTTTGCAGTACTTTCGATCAGCACCAGCGCACACGAGTTGGCTGTAGTCACAATCGCTCGAACTCTGGCTATGCTTGTGCTCTTGCCGGTCGCCGGAGTAGCGGCAGATCGAGTTCGTCCTGGCACGATCCTTGTGACTGCACACGCCATCGCGGCTCTGAGCCAATCCTGTGCGGCTCTCCTACTGCATGCTTCACTGCCAAAGATTCCGTTGTTGACCGTAATGGAGGCCATCAACGGCGGGGCCAGCGCGTTGGCTCTTCCGGTGTTCATGGCGATCGTTCCGGCCGTCGTCGAGGATAGACATCTTGTCCAGGCTAACTCCGCTATCACCATGGTTCGTAGTGCCGCAACGATCGTTGGACCACTATTGGCCAGCTTATTGATCTCTTCAGGTCCGAGTGCTGGTCTCGCGCTTAATGCGGCGCTGTTTGCTCTGTCTGCATGCCTTTGCGGTCAATTGAGACTTGGGGCGCCTGCGACCGATCTGTCTGCTGGACGAAGGCTTATCGACGATATCCGGGAAGGATGGGTTGACTTTGTGTCCCGCTCTTGGATCTGGTCGGTCGTATTCGCTTTCACACTTGTCAACGCGGTCTTTGCCGGCGTTCAGAGCGTAATTGGCCCCATAGTGGCGGTATCCCATCGAGGTCTTGGGCAATCAGGCTGGGGTTTGGCTATCGCTGCGATGGGCGCTGGTATGTTCATTGCCGGTATCGTTATGTACCGCATGCGCCCACGCCACCCGTTAGTCTCCGGACTTGTCAGTGCCACCACCATTGCGCTGCCCCCGTTGTGCCTCTGGGCCGTCCCAAGTGCTCTGCCAGTGGCTTGCGCCTTTCTGGTTGCCGGCATCGGTATGGAAGTGTTCAGCATCTGCTGGCTCAGTGTGCTGCAATTCAACGTACCGCAGGATCGACTCGGCCGCGTCTCTACTTTCGACGCGCTCGGTTCTTACGTGGCTGTGCCCATTGGGACCAGTCTCGCTGGAGTTCTTCAGCCGATTCACGGGGATCTACTACTTCCGCTCGCCGCATTGGTGATCCTTGTTTCTGCCGCAGCCCCGCTAATTGTTCCGAGTGTGAGGTCGATCACGGCTAATACGTGGAGCGACTCCATCGCGGACTGCCCGGAGAAGGATTGACCCTTGACCCGGCAAGGCCTCAGGGTGCGACCGGCGGGACGTCGGTGTTGAGCGCGTCCAGCAGCGGGGTCCAGTCTGTGGCCGGGTCGAGGCCGAGGACGCCGGCCCATGCGGGCACGCACTGCTCCGCGGCGTACTTGTGCCCGTACCCCGCGCCGATGCTGCGGCATACGGGCATGTCGGCCGCGATCTGCCAGAAGGTGATGACCGGAACCCAGGTCATGCGTCCCATGGGGGTGTTCGTCCCCCGCATCTCGTCCATCCATTCGGGCTTGCGCCACAGCAGCTTCGGCGCCCACCACACCACGGGATCGGTGTCGTTCTGCAGGTAGACGAAGCGGGGTTCGTCCCACGGCCCGAACGGCACGTCGCACGGATCGGTGACGAGGTGGTCGCCGGTGGTGGCGAACCGCACGTGGCGGCCGTCGTCCACCACCGGCCAGACCTGCGTCGAGTCCGGGCTGCGGCGTCTGGTGAACGCCGACTGCAAGGGGGTGAAGCCGGGGCAGCCCGTCCACACACCACCGGCGGCGCGGCTGAACAGGTCGTCGGGGCTCTCGAAGATCCCGTTCGATCCGAACGCCCCCAGCGACTCGCCCGCGACGTACAGCTTGGGGCGCCGTGATTCGGGCAGGGACGCTACGCGCTCCTCGATCGCGGCGAACAGCATCTGGGAGGCGTTCACGGGCACGGCCTTCGAGCTGATCATGGTGACCGCCGAGGGCAGCCCCGAGTACTGCATGGCAGCGACGGCACTGTCGCCCCTCATCAGGTACTCGAACGCCGATGTGCTCCATTCGTTGACGTTCCCGCGTCCGGTCGTGGTCACCACGAGGATCGCCTTGCGCTCCCATGCCCCCGTCCGGTCGAGTTCGGCGAGTACCGCGTCGACGACCTCGGGCAGCGTCCGGCCGTTCATCGACGCATAGGCACGGATCGGCTGCAGCGGCTCCTCGGAGGCCGCAGGGAGACCGGCCATGACCTCGGCGACGCGCGCGAGCGTGGGACCCGCGCAGGTGAAACGCTTGCCCTGCAGGCCCAGGCTGTCCCAGGGCTCGAGCGACTCGCCGCTGCCCGAGTGCAGCGGCGTGGTCGGCTGGAACACGTTCGGTGGCGTGCGCAGGTCGACCTGCGCGGACGCGGTGGTGGCCACTCCGACGACGCCACGCAGGATCACCTGATCGAGGAGCACCAGGATCGTGGCGAGCACGACGAGCGTCGACACCGCTCGCGCGACCAGGTCGCGTGCGAACCGGTTGTGCAGATGTGTGGAGAGGATGTTGATGGACGCGAGGGTGAGGCGCCACTGGGCCAGGAACAGCCAGAAGACACCGGACGCCGCCCCGGCCGAGGCGACCGCCCAGAACGCGTCCGGGCCCGGGTGACGCACATAGGCGGCGGTCTGCCGGTGCCAGCGGATGGATCGCAACGGAATGGCGACCATGCCGAGACCGGCCACGGCCGCACCCGCGGCGATGCCACCGCGGCGCACGCCCGGCTTGATGCGGACGCCGAATCGTCCGGCCACCGTCTCCGCCAGCCAGGTGGCCAGCAAGCCGAGCTGATAGCCGCTCATCGCGCCTATCCCCGCGACCAGACCCTGGAAATACCACGGGCGGGGAAGCAGGCTGGGGGTGTAGGACGCCGCGTAGCCGGCGATGCCGGTCGCCACCTCGGGGACGGTGAGCGCCGTGACCTGCGCGGCCAGCGTCTTCCCCGTTCGTCCCACCCGGCCGGGCCTCAACCGGCCGCCGTGCAGGATGACCCCGTTCCTGCCGATCAGCCGACTTCCGCTGAACGGGTTGTGCAGGCGCATGGGCTCAGCTTAGGGGCATCGGCTGGTGAGCAACCATTCAGCGTGCGGGCCGGTCTGCTGCACCGGCCCGCACGCGGGGCCGTTCACTGCGCTGCGGGACGCAGCAGGTCGGTCATGCGCTGCAGTTCGGCCAGCATCGCCGGCCCTGCGGAGGCCACGGCATCGGGGAGTGTGGCCACGCCGTCCTTGACGTACTGCATGGCGAACGGCACGGAGATGGCGGGCTGCACGGAGATGATGCCGAGGCATGCCAGAACGCTGTCGAGGGCGTTGGTGGCCCGCAGACCCGCCGAGGCGCCGCCGTAGGAGAAGAAGGCGGCGGGCTTGCCGCGCCATTCCGGGCCGAGGTAGTCGAGGGCGTTCTTGAGTGCCGCGTTGAAGGAGTGGTTGTACTCGTTCGTCACGAAGACGAAGGCGTCCGCGCCGCCGACGATCTTCGCCCAGGCCTTGGTGTGCTCGTGCTGGTAGTTGCCGAACCGGGGGTGCTCGGGCTCGTCGTAGAGAGGCAGGTCGATCTCCGCCAGGTCGGCGAGTTGGACGTCGAAGTCGCTGTGTGACTGTGCGAAGTCGACCGTCCAATCGCCGAAGGCGCGGCCGATGCGGCCGGGGCGGGTGCTGGCCACGATGACGAGCAGTGTGTGAGACATGATCCTCCTGATCACGATGGTGGGGGCGTGGAAACCGTCGGCGCCCTGTGGGGTGGTTCGTTTCTCAATCATCACTCCGGGTGGGCGGGAGTGGGCGGCCGATGTTCGCGGCGAGACGGGCGCCGATCCCGTTCCTCCGGGCGGAGATCGGCACTGCGCAAACAGTGTGGAAAGTTGTGGCGCGAAGTCGGACCACAACTTTCCACACTGTTTGCCCGACCGTCAGGCGAGAGCGGGAGCTTTCGTCCGGATGAGGTAGTCCCAGGCGCTCAGGCCGGCGGCCGCCCCGCTGCCCTGAGCGACGACGATCTGCTTGTAGGGGGTGCTGGAGCAGTCGCCGGCGGCGAGCACGCCCTCGACCGAGGTCGCGCCGCGGGGGTCGGAGACGATGTCGCCGCGCGGCGTGAGGTCGAGGGTGCCCTTCAGCCACTCGGTGTTGGGCAGCAGGCCGATCTGGACGAAGACTCCCGCGATCTCGACGGTCCTCGCCTCGTCGGTGGCTCGGTCCACATAGCCGAGCCCGGTCACCCGGGAGCCGTCCCCGAGCACCTCGGTGGTCCGGGCGTTGGTGATGATCGTCACGTTCGGCAGCGAGCGCACCTTGTCGAGCAGGATGTCGTCCGCCTTGCACTCG carries:
- a CDS encoding NADPH-dependent FMN reductase — encoded protein: MSHTLLVIVASTRPGRIGRAFGDWTVDFAQSHSDFDVQLADLAEIDLPLYDEPEHPRFGNYQHEHTKAWAKIVGGADAFVFVTNEYNHSFNAALKNALDYLGPEWRGKPAAFFSYGGASAGLRATNALDSVLACLGIISVQPAISVPFAMQYVKDGVATLPDAVASAGPAMLAELQRMTDLLRPAAQ